Proteins encoded by one window of Salvia splendens isolate huo1 chromosome 7, SspV2, whole genome shotgun sequence:
- the LOC121740785 gene encoding histone acetyltransferase HAC1-like isoform X4: protein MRAFWIALIFIHSLLLLILFLTLLGFALQTHHTGQISGQIPNQAGTMLPGLPQQNGNLMLSQMQNSNFHRNVPNMDPETIKRRKYMQEKIWNFLMQRRQQSPEVPNRRMVDLVKRLEDGLFRNAMTMEEYLNLDTLERRLLILIKRFPTSNRNQQLSQANSSPSVGTMIPTPGFQQTGNSSFAGTSLVDNSFVNSSSNSIASSTVNPGSFFPTQNGSSGIVHGALTGGYQQSSNAFMVNHGGNNMMMSMGAQRMTSQMIPTTGINNSNSNNMIANTSNNKSLKIESSDVGAHSDVDSTTASQPTLQKQHVGSQNSRVLHNIGGQMGSGGSSMLQQKNFGITHGPLSGGFGMMGKNMPVMNSPGTTEGHLSGTIRGNSTKPLSQHLDQLQQRPVTQGDAYGIGATGSGNMYIPATTVGSTISNPSLNSISMQSMHTADSHLMTNNQSNVCSSQQATVDPHSIDQSQKVNFQSQYPVKENLVQPHQQQLLQQPSQQFQQQKPSQNQLQQKRQMPNQYLMRNDSFGQSHLSPSIIFEVKQEIGTEHYNEDIQSKVTHSFHSDMQNQFQSNSVDSHPGAAQPFSHSSVPHDAPSLHPLQFVCKTSDFTSPCGGVQPDAALGSQRYSKPPDVDASGRLPIDQTIQNEKYQRVMRQDGAQLNNLSSEESVIDHSVNSRSTEPVNTSDPASQTYSVIREKQFKNQQRWLLFLRHARRCHFLEGKCPEPNCLTAQKLLKHIGSCNNFDCSYPRCRVTWDLVNHHRRCQDTNCPVCIPVKNFMQTHFKAFARSNLRSGLPTVVNESSNAHDIAGTLGRSTPKMDPVMAETPEDLQPPIKRVKVEQSLQSLVTVSDGHIHDVQHSEKDHDYHIPVKPEISDLKVVEKAPVNVAQECPNIGITKDNVDDAYIQTLKGDGATLRDSVGCGAQQPMKTEKDTMQAKLENTSLPPEGSSKSGKPKIKGVSMIELFTPEMVRQHIMGLRQWVGQSKAKAERNQAMEHSMSENSCQLCAVERLSFEPPPVYCTLCSIRIKRNGMYYSFGSGETRYCFCNHCYNSSHGDTIAVDGTTIPKGRVEKKKNDEETEEWWVQCDKCEAWQHQICALFNGRRNNGGEAEYTCPNCYMAEVEMGERAPLPQSAVLGAKDLPRSQLSDHLEQRLIVELKRERLDRARHQGKSYDEVPGAEELVVRVVSSVDKKLDVKPRFLEIFQEENYPTEYPYKSKAVLLFQRIEGVEVCLFGMYVQEFGSECQQPNNRRVYISYLDSVKYFRPEVKTVSGEALRTFVYHEILIGYLDYCKMRGFTSCYIWACPPLKGEDYILYCHPEIQKTPKSDKLREWYLAMLRKATRENIVVELTNMYEHFFVSTGECKAKVTASRLPYFDGDYWPGAAEDFIYQFQQEEDGRKHSKKGALKKSITKRALRASGQTDLSSNALKDLMLMHKLGDSITQCKEDFIMVHLQHSCSHCCILIFSGKRWVCKQCKKFHLCDKCYDAERKRDDRERHPVNYKDVHALYPVDVAEVPDDTKDNENLESEFFDTRQAFLSLCQGNYYQYDTLRRAKHSSMMVLYHLHNPTAPAFVITCTKCNLDIESGQGWRCETCPEYDICNACYQKDGGKDHPHKLTKNQSIDPNAQNKEAKQLRLSQVRKMLDLLVHASQCRSTLCRYPNCRKVKGLFRHGILCKRRAAGGCHMCTKMWQLLQLHARACKESDCNVPRCRDLREHLRRLQHQADSRRRAAVMEMMRQRAAEVAGSS from the exons ATGCGCGCATTCTGGATTGCCCT AATCTTCATCCACTCGCTTCTCTTACTCATCCTTTTTCTCACACTATTGGGATTTGCTTTACAG ACACACCATACAGGGCAGATCTCAGGCCAGATACCCAACCAAGCTGGTACTATGTTGCCTGGGCTACCACAGCAAAATGGGAACCTTATGCTCAGCCAAATGCAGAATTCTAATTTTCATAGAAATGTTCCCAATATGGATCCAGAAACTATTAAAAGACGCAAATACATGCAAGAAAAAAT CTGGAATTTTCTAATGCAGCGGCGACAGCAATCTCCTGAGGTTCCCAACAGGAGAATGGTTGATTTAGTGAAACGTCTAGAAGATGGTTTATTCAGAAATGCCATGACAATG GAGGAGTACCTAAACCTGGACACTTTGGAAAGGCGTTTGCTTATTCTGATTAAGCGCTTCCCTACAAGTAATCGCAATCAGCAATTGTCACAAGCCAATTCTTCCCCTTCCGTCGGTACAATGATACCCACACCCGGGTTTCAACAAACTGGGAACTCAAGCTTCGCTGGAACTTCATTAGTGGATAATTCTTTTGTGAACAGTAGTTCCAACTCAATTGCATCGTCCACCGTTAATCCGGGAAGCTTTTTTCCAACTCAAAATGGGTCTTCTGGAATTGTGCATG GAGCTTTGACTGGTGGATATCAGCAGTCATCTAATGCTTTCATGGTCAATCATGGGGGAAATAACATGATGATGTCCATGGGTGCGCAAAGAATGACAAGTCAAATGATCCCAACTACTGGAATTAATAACTCCAATTCTAATAATATGATTGCTAACACTAGCAATAACAAGTCATTGAAAATTGAATCATCAGATGTTGGAGCACATTCTGATGTTGACTCTACAACTGCATCACAGCCTACTTTGCAAAAGCAGCATGTTGGTAGTCAAAATTCTCGTGTTTTACACAATATTGGGGGGCAAATGGGTAGTGGAGGCAGTTCTATGTTGCAGCAGAAAAACTTTGGAATAACTCATGGGCCCCTAAGTGGAGGGTTTGGAATGATGGGAAAGAATATGCCTGTCATGAATAGCCCTGGAACCACTGAGGGACATTTATCTGGAACTATACGTGGAAATTCCACCAAGCCCTTGTCTCAGCATCTTGACCAGCTTCAACAAAGACCAGTAACACAAG GTGATGCCTACGGAATTGGTGCTACTGGGTCTGGAAACATGTACATTCCTGCAACAACTGTTGGGTCCACGATCAGCAACCCGAGCTTGAATTCCATATCCATGCAATCAATGCACACGGCAGATTCTCATTTGATGACCAATAACCAGTCAAATGTATGTTCTTCTCAACAGGCAACTGTGGATCCTCACTCAATAGATCAATCACAAAAGGTGAATTTTCAATCTCAGTACCCAGTGAAAGAAAATCTTGTGCAACCTCACCAACAGCAGCTGCTTCAACAGCCATCCCAGCAGTTTCAGCAGCAAAAACCTTCTCAGAATCAATTGCAACAAAAAAGGCAAATGCCGAACCAGTATTTGATGAGAAATGATTCTTTCGGTCAGTCCCATCTATCGCCCAGTATAATATTTGAGGTGAAGCAGGAGATTGGAACAGAGCATTATAATGAAGATATACAGTCAAAAGTCACCCACTCCTTCCATTCTGATATGCAGAACCAGTTCCAGTCAAATTCTGTAGACAGCCATCCAGGAGCTGCTCAGCCTTTTTCTCATTCATCTGTGCCGCATGATGCCCCATCCTTGCATCCGCTGCAATTTGTGTGTAAAACTAGTGATTTTACTAGTCCTTGTGGTGGTGTTCAACCAGATGCAGCTTTGGGCAGTCAGCGGTATTCTAAGCCTCCAGATGTGGATGCATCAGGAAGACTCCCAATTGATCAGACtattcaaaatgaaaaatatcagAGAGTAATGAGGCAAGATGGAGCTCAACTAAATAATTTATCCTCAGAAGAATCTGTTATTGACCACTCTGTAAATTCTAGATCAACAGAACCGGTGAACACAAGTGACCCAGCATCTCAAACTTATAGCGTTATTCGCGAAAAACAGTTCAAGAACCAACAGAGGTGGCTGTTGTTTTTGCGGCATGCTCGTCGATGTCATTTCCTAGAAGGTAAATGCCCAGAGCCTAACTGCTTAACTGCTCAGAAGCTGTTGAAGCATATTGGAAGTTGCAACAATTTCGATTGTTCATACCCTCGTTGCCGTGTTACATGGGATTTAGTCAATCATCATAGGCGCTGTCAGGATACAAATTGCCCTGTATGTATCCCTGTTAAGAATTTTATGCAGACTCACTTCAAGGCATTTGCTCGTTCTAATTTGAGGTCTGGGTTGCCTACGGTAGTCAATGAATCTTCAAATGCCCATGATATTGCTGGAACTTTGGGAAGGTCTACTCCAAAGATGGACCCAGTGATGGCTGAAACTCCTGAAGATCTACAACCTCCTATTAAACGCGTGAAAGTCGAGCAAAGCTTGCAGTCTCTTGTCACTGTAAGTGATGGTCATATCCATGATGTACAGCATAGTGAAAAGGATCACGATTACCATATTCCAGTAAAACCTGAAATTAGTGATCTGAAAGTAGTGGAGAAAGCTCCTGTAAACGTTGCACAGGAATGTCCCAATATTGGGATAACAAAGGATAACGTGGATGATGCCTACATACAAACTCTGAAAGGTGATGGTGCCACACTTAGAGATTCTGTTGGATGTGGTGCTCAGCAGCCCATGAAGACAGAAAAGGATACAATGCAAGCTAAGCTGGAAAACACTTCATTACCTCCTGAGGGTTCATCCAAGTCCGGGAAGCCAAAAATAAAGGGAGTATCAATGATTGAATTATTCACCCCTGAAATGGTCCGCCAACATATTATGGGTCTCCGGCAGTGGGTAGGACAG AGCAAAGCaaaggcagaaagaaatcaggCAATGGAGCATTCAATGAGTGAAAATTCTTGTCAGCTCTGTGCAGTTGAGAGGCTTAGCTTTGAACCTCCTCCTGTGTATTGTACTCTCTGTAGTATTCGCATTAAAAGAAATGGAATGTATTACTCCTTCGGGTCTGGGGAAACCCGTTATTGCTTCTGCAATCACTGCTATAACAGTTCACATGGAGACACCATTGCAGTAGATGGCACGACTATTCCAAAGGGAAGGgtggagaaaaagaaaaatgacgaGGAAACTGAAGAATGG TGGGTTCAATGTGACAAGTGTGAAGCTTGGCAGCATCAAATCTGCGCATTGTTTAATGGTAGAAGGAATAATGGTGGAGAAGCGGAGTATACTTGTCCAAATTGTTATATGGCAGAAGTTGAAATGGGAGAACGTGCACCATTGCCACAGAGTGCTGTTCTCGGTGCAAAAGATTTGCCTAGATCACAGCTAAGCGATCACTTGGAGCAGCGTTTAATTGTAGAATTGAAGCGAGAGAGGCTGGACAGAGCTAGGCATCAAGGCAAAAGTTATGATGAG GTCCCAGGAGCAGAAGAGCTTGTTGTAAGAGTGGTATCATCAGTGGACAAAAAGTTGGATGTCAAGCCTCGCTTCCTGGAGATTTTTCAAGAGGAAAACTATCCAACAGAGTATCCTTATAAATCTAAG GCGGTACTGTTATTTCAGAGAATTGAGGGAGTTGAAGTATGCTTGTTTGGCATGTATGTTCAAGAATTTGGATCTGAATGCCAGCAGCCCAACAATCGAAGAGTCTACATCTCTTACCTGGACTCTGTTAAGTATTTTAGACCAGAAGTCAAAACAGTCTCAGGAGAGGCTCTAAGGACATTTGTGTACCATGAAATTTTG ATTGGATATCTGGACTACTGCAAAATGCGTGGTTTTACAAGCTGCTACATCTGGGCATGCCCTCCCCTGAAGGGTGAGGACTACATTTTGTATTGTCACCCAGAAATTCAAAAGACGCCCAAATCTGATAAACTTCGAGAGTG GTACTTGGCCATGCTACGAAAAGCCACAAGGGAAAACATTGTCGTGGAGCTTACTAATATGTATGAACATTTCTTTGTTTCAACTGGTGAATGTAAAGCAAAGGTAACTGCATCTCGGTTGCCATACTTTGATGGAGATTATTGGCCTGGTGCTGCGGAGGACTTCATCTATCAATTTCAACAAGAAGAAGATGGGAGAAAACATTCTAAGAAGGGAGCTTTGAAAAAGAGCATCACAAAAAGAGCTTTAAGGGCATCTGGACAAACTGATCTTTCTAGCAATGCATTAAAGGATCTGATGTTAATGCATAAG CTTGGTGACTCCATAACTCAATGTAAGGAGGATTTCATCATGGTTCACTTACAGCATTCATGTTCTCATTGCTGCATCCTAATCTTTTCTGGAAAGCGGTGGGTCTGCAAGCAGTGCAAAAAGTTTCATCTTTGTGACAA GTGCTATGATGCTGAGCGGAAACGTGATGATAGGGAGAGGCATCCTGTAAACTACAAGGATGTCCACGCACTTTATCCT GTTGACGTTGCTGAAGTCCCCGATGATACTAAAGATAATGAGAATCTTGAAAGTGAGTTTTTTGACACAAGGCAAGCATTTCTCAGTCTTTGTCAAGGAAACTATTATCAGTATGATACTCTTCGCCGAGCTAAGCATTCTTCTATGATGGTCTTGTATCATCTGCACAATCCGACTGCCCCTGCTTTTGTCATAACATGCACAAAATGCAACCTTGATATTGAGAGTGGGCAAGGTTGGCGCTGTGAGACATGCCCCGAATATGATATATGCAATGCTTGCTATCAGAAGGATGGAGGAAAGGATCATCCTCATAAATTAACTAAAAATCAGTCCATCGACCCCAATGCACAAAACAAAGAAGCCAAGCAATTACGACTCTCACAG GTGAGGAAAATGCTCGATCTCCTGGTGCACGCTTCTCAGTGCCGGTCAACCCTTTGCCGGTATCCAAACTGTCGCAAGGTCAAGGGACTTTTCCGGCATGGCATCCTGTGCAAAAGGCGCGCGGCAGGCGGCTGTCATATGTGTACTAAAATGTGGCAGCTTCTCCAGCTTCACGCCCGAGCATGCAAAGAATCTGACTGCAATGTACCACGTTGCAG GGACTTGAGGGAACACCTGAGAAGGCTGCAGCACCAAGCAGATTCACGACGAAGGGCTGCTGTAATGGAAATGATGAGGCAACGTGCAGCAGAGGTCGCAGGCAGTTCTTGA
- the LOC121740785 gene encoding histone acetyltransferase HAC1-like isoform X6: MRAFWIALIFIHSLLLLILFLTLLGFALQISGQIPNQAGTMLPGLPQQNGNLMLSQMQNSNFHRNVPNMDPETIKRRKYMQEKIWNFLMQRRQQSPEVPNRRMVDLVKRLEDGLFRNAMTMEEYLNLDTLERRLLILIKRFPTSNRNQQLSQANSSPSVGTMIPTPGFQQTGNSSFAGTSLVDNSFVNSSSNSIASSTVNPGSFFPTQNGSSGIVHGALTGGYQQSSNAFMVNHGGNNMMMSMGAQRMTSQMIPTTGINNSNSNNMIANTSNNKSLKIESSDVGAHSDVDSTTASQPTLQKQHVGSQNSRVLHNIGGQMGSGGSSMLQQKNFGITHGPLSGGFGMMGKNMPVMNSPGTTEGHLSGTIRGNSTKPLSQHLDQLQQRPVTQGDAYGIGATGSGNMYIPATTVGSTISNPSLNSISMQSMHTADSHLMTNNQSNVCSSQQATVDPHSIDQSQKVNFQSQYPVKENLVQPHQQQLLQQPSQQFQQQKPSQNQLQQKRQMPNQYLMRNDSFGQSHLSPSIIFEVKQEIGTEHYNEDIQSKVTHSFHSDMQNQFQSNSVDSHPGAAQPFSHSSVPHDAPSLHPLQFVCKTSDFTSPCGGVQPDAALGSQRYSKPPDVDASGRLPIDQTIQNEKYQRVMRQDGAQLNNLSSEESVIDHSVNSRSTEPVNTSDPASQTYSVIREKQFKNQQRWLLFLRHARRCHFLEGKCPEPNCLTAQKLLKHIGSCNNFDCSYPRCRVTWDLVNHHRRCQDTNCPVCIPVKNFMQTHFKAFARSNLRSGLPTVVNESSNAHDIAGTLGRSTPKMDPVMAETPEDLQPPIKRVKVEQSLQSLVTVSDGHIHDVQHSEKDHDYHIPVKPEISDLKVVEKAPVNVAQECPNIGITKDNVDDAYIQTLKGDGATLRDSVGCGAQQPMKTEKDTMQAKLENTSLPPEGSSKSGKPKIKGVSMIELFTPEMVRQHIMGLRQWVGQSKAKAERNQAMEHSMSENSCQLCAVERLSFEPPPVYCTLCSIRIKRNGMYYSFGSGETRYCFCNHCYNSSHGDTIAVDGTTIPKGRVEKKKNDEETEEWWVQCDKCEAWQHQICALFNGRRNNGGEAEYTCPNCYMAEVEMGERAPLPQSAVLGAKDLPRSQLSDHLEQRLIVELKRERLDRARHQGKSYDEVPGAEELVVRVVSSVDKKLDVKPRFLEIFQEENYPTEYPYKSKAVLLFQRIEGVEVCLFGMYVQEFGSECQQPNNRRVYISYLDSVKYFRPEVKTVSGEALRTFVYHEILIGYLDYCKMRGFTSCYIWACPPLKGEDYILYCHPEIQKTPKSDKLREWYLAMLRKATRENIVVELTNMYEHFFVSTGECKAKVTASRLPYFDGDYWPGAAEDFIYQFQQEEDGRKHSKKGALKKSITKRALRASGQTDLSSNALKDLMLMHKLGDSITQCKEDFIMVHLQHSCSHCCILIFSGKRWVCKQCKKFHLCDKCYDAERKRDDRERHPVNYKDVHALYPVDVAEVPDDTKDNENLESEFFDTRQAFLSLCQGNYYQYDTLRRAKHSSMMVLYHLHNPTAPAFVITCTKCNLDIESGQGWRCETCPEYDICNACYQKDGGKDHPHKLTKNQSIDPNAQNKEAKQLRLSQVRKMLDLLVHASQCRSTLCRYPNCRKVKGLFRHGILCKRRAAGGCHMCTKMWQLLQLHARACKESDCNVPRCRDLREHLRRLQHQADSRRRAAVMEMMRQRAAEVAGSS, from the exons ATGCGCGCATTCTGGATTGCCCT AATCTTCATCCACTCGCTTCTCTTACTCATCCTTTTTCTCACACTATTGGGATTTGCTTTACAG ATCTCAGGCCAGATACCCAACCAAGCTGGTACTATGTTGCCTGGGCTACCACAGCAAAATGGGAACCTTATGCTCAGCCAAATGCAGAATTCTAATTTTCATAGAAATGTTCCCAATATGGATCCAGAAACTATTAAAAGACGCAAATACATGCAAGAAAAAAT CTGGAATTTTCTAATGCAGCGGCGACAGCAATCTCCTGAGGTTCCCAACAGGAGAATGGTTGATTTAGTGAAACGTCTAGAAGATGGTTTATTCAGAAATGCCATGACAATG GAGGAGTACCTAAACCTGGACACTTTGGAAAGGCGTTTGCTTATTCTGATTAAGCGCTTCCCTACAAGTAATCGCAATCAGCAATTGTCACAAGCCAATTCTTCCCCTTCCGTCGGTACAATGATACCCACACCCGGGTTTCAACAAACTGGGAACTCAAGCTTCGCTGGAACTTCATTAGTGGATAATTCTTTTGTGAACAGTAGTTCCAACTCAATTGCATCGTCCACCGTTAATCCGGGAAGCTTTTTTCCAACTCAAAATGGGTCTTCTGGAATTGTGCATG GAGCTTTGACTGGTGGATATCAGCAGTCATCTAATGCTTTCATGGTCAATCATGGGGGAAATAACATGATGATGTCCATGGGTGCGCAAAGAATGACAAGTCAAATGATCCCAACTACTGGAATTAATAACTCCAATTCTAATAATATGATTGCTAACACTAGCAATAACAAGTCATTGAAAATTGAATCATCAGATGTTGGAGCACATTCTGATGTTGACTCTACAACTGCATCACAGCCTACTTTGCAAAAGCAGCATGTTGGTAGTCAAAATTCTCGTGTTTTACACAATATTGGGGGGCAAATGGGTAGTGGAGGCAGTTCTATGTTGCAGCAGAAAAACTTTGGAATAACTCATGGGCCCCTAAGTGGAGGGTTTGGAATGATGGGAAAGAATATGCCTGTCATGAATAGCCCTGGAACCACTGAGGGACATTTATCTGGAACTATACGTGGAAATTCCACCAAGCCCTTGTCTCAGCATCTTGACCAGCTTCAACAAAGACCAGTAACACAAG GTGATGCCTACGGAATTGGTGCTACTGGGTCTGGAAACATGTACATTCCTGCAACAACTGTTGGGTCCACGATCAGCAACCCGAGCTTGAATTCCATATCCATGCAATCAATGCACACGGCAGATTCTCATTTGATGACCAATAACCAGTCAAATGTATGTTCTTCTCAACAGGCAACTGTGGATCCTCACTCAATAGATCAATCACAAAAGGTGAATTTTCAATCTCAGTACCCAGTGAAAGAAAATCTTGTGCAACCTCACCAACAGCAGCTGCTTCAACAGCCATCCCAGCAGTTTCAGCAGCAAAAACCTTCTCAGAATCAATTGCAACAAAAAAGGCAAATGCCGAACCAGTATTTGATGAGAAATGATTCTTTCGGTCAGTCCCATCTATCGCCCAGTATAATATTTGAGGTGAAGCAGGAGATTGGAACAGAGCATTATAATGAAGATATACAGTCAAAAGTCACCCACTCCTTCCATTCTGATATGCAGAACCAGTTCCAGTCAAATTCTGTAGACAGCCATCCAGGAGCTGCTCAGCCTTTTTCTCATTCATCTGTGCCGCATGATGCCCCATCCTTGCATCCGCTGCAATTTGTGTGTAAAACTAGTGATTTTACTAGTCCTTGTGGTGGTGTTCAACCAGATGCAGCTTTGGGCAGTCAGCGGTATTCTAAGCCTCCAGATGTGGATGCATCAGGAAGACTCCCAATTGATCAGACtattcaaaatgaaaaatatcagAGAGTAATGAGGCAAGATGGAGCTCAACTAAATAATTTATCCTCAGAAGAATCTGTTATTGACCACTCTGTAAATTCTAGATCAACAGAACCGGTGAACACAAGTGACCCAGCATCTCAAACTTATAGCGTTATTCGCGAAAAACAGTTCAAGAACCAACAGAGGTGGCTGTTGTTTTTGCGGCATGCTCGTCGATGTCATTTCCTAGAAGGTAAATGCCCAGAGCCTAACTGCTTAACTGCTCAGAAGCTGTTGAAGCATATTGGAAGTTGCAACAATTTCGATTGTTCATACCCTCGTTGCCGTGTTACATGGGATTTAGTCAATCATCATAGGCGCTGTCAGGATACAAATTGCCCTGTATGTATCCCTGTTAAGAATTTTATGCAGACTCACTTCAAGGCATTTGCTCGTTCTAATTTGAGGTCTGGGTTGCCTACGGTAGTCAATGAATCTTCAAATGCCCATGATATTGCTGGAACTTTGGGAAGGTCTACTCCAAAGATGGACCCAGTGATGGCTGAAACTCCTGAAGATCTACAACCTCCTATTAAACGCGTGAAAGTCGAGCAAAGCTTGCAGTCTCTTGTCACTGTAAGTGATGGTCATATCCATGATGTACAGCATAGTGAAAAGGATCACGATTACCATATTCCAGTAAAACCTGAAATTAGTGATCTGAAAGTAGTGGAGAAAGCTCCTGTAAACGTTGCACAGGAATGTCCCAATATTGGGATAACAAAGGATAACGTGGATGATGCCTACATACAAACTCTGAAAGGTGATGGTGCCACACTTAGAGATTCTGTTGGATGTGGTGCTCAGCAGCCCATGAAGACAGAAAAGGATACAATGCAAGCTAAGCTGGAAAACACTTCATTACCTCCTGAGGGTTCATCCAAGTCCGGGAAGCCAAAAATAAAGGGAGTATCAATGATTGAATTATTCACCCCTGAAATGGTCCGCCAACATATTATGGGTCTCCGGCAGTGGGTAGGACAG AGCAAAGCaaaggcagaaagaaatcaggCAATGGAGCATTCAATGAGTGAAAATTCTTGTCAGCTCTGTGCAGTTGAGAGGCTTAGCTTTGAACCTCCTCCTGTGTATTGTACTCTCTGTAGTATTCGCATTAAAAGAAATGGAATGTATTACTCCTTCGGGTCTGGGGAAACCCGTTATTGCTTCTGCAATCACTGCTATAACAGTTCACATGGAGACACCATTGCAGTAGATGGCACGACTATTCCAAAGGGAAGGgtggagaaaaagaaaaatgacgaGGAAACTGAAGAATGG TGGGTTCAATGTGACAAGTGTGAAGCTTGGCAGCATCAAATCTGCGCATTGTTTAATGGTAGAAGGAATAATGGTGGAGAAGCGGAGTATACTTGTCCAAATTGTTATATGGCAGAAGTTGAAATGGGAGAACGTGCACCATTGCCACAGAGTGCTGTTCTCGGTGCAAAAGATTTGCCTAGATCACAGCTAAGCGATCACTTGGAGCAGCGTTTAATTGTAGAATTGAAGCGAGAGAGGCTGGACAGAGCTAGGCATCAAGGCAAAAGTTATGATGAG GTCCCAGGAGCAGAAGAGCTTGTTGTAAGAGTGGTATCATCAGTGGACAAAAAGTTGGATGTCAAGCCTCGCTTCCTGGAGATTTTTCAAGAGGAAAACTATCCAACAGAGTATCCTTATAAATCTAAG GCGGTACTGTTATTTCAGAGAATTGAGGGAGTTGAAGTATGCTTGTTTGGCATGTATGTTCAAGAATTTGGATCTGAATGCCAGCAGCCCAACAATCGAAGAGTCTACATCTCTTACCTGGACTCTGTTAAGTATTTTAGACCAGAAGTCAAAACAGTCTCAGGAGAGGCTCTAAGGACATTTGTGTACCATGAAATTTTG ATTGGATATCTGGACTACTGCAAAATGCGTGGTTTTACAAGCTGCTACATCTGGGCATGCCCTCCCCTGAAGGGTGAGGACTACATTTTGTATTGTCACCCAGAAATTCAAAAGACGCCCAAATCTGATAAACTTCGAGAGTG GTACTTGGCCATGCTACGAAAAGCCACAAGGGAAAACATTGTCGTGGAGCTTACTAATATGTATGAACATTTCTTTGTTTCAACTGGTGAATGTAAAGCAAAGGTAACTGCATCTCGGTTGCCATACTTTGATGGAGATTATTGGCCTGGTGCTGCGGAGGACTTCATCTATCAATTTCAACAAGAAGAAGATGGGAGAAAACATTCTAAGAAGGGAGCTTTGAAAAAGAGCATCACAAAAAGAGCTTTAAGGGCATCTGGACAAACTGATCTTTCTAGCAATGCATTAAAGGATCTGATGTTAATGCATAAG CTTGGTGACTCCATAACTCAATGTAAGGAGGATTTCATCATGGTTCACTTACAGCATTCATGTTCTCATTGCTGCATCCTAATCTTTTCTGGAAAGCGGTGGGTCTGCAAGCAGTGCAAAAAGTTTCATCTTTGTGACAA GTGCTATGATGCTGAGCGGAAACGTGATGATAGGGAGAGGCATCCTGTAAACTACAAGGATGTCCACGCACTTTATCCT GTTGACGTTGCTGAAGTCCCCGATGATACTAAAGATAATGAGAATCTTGAAAGTGAGTTTTTTGACACAAGGCAAGCATTTCTCAGTCTTTGTCAAGGAAACTATTATCAGTATGATACTCTTCGCCGAGCTAAGCATTCTTCTATGATGGTCTTGTATCATCTGCACAATCCGACTGCCCCTGCTTTTGTCATAACATGCACAAAATGCAACCTTGATATTGAGAGTGGGCAAGGTTGGCGCTGTGAGACATGCCCCGAATATGATATATGCAATGCTTGCTATCAGAAGGATGGAGGAAAGGATCATCCTCATAAATTAACTAAAAATCAGTCCATCGACCCCAATGCACAAAACAAAGAAGCCAAGCAATTACGACTCTCACAG GTGAGGAAAATGCTCGATCTCCTGGTGCACGCTTCTCAGTGCCGGTCAACCCTTTGCCGGTATCCAAACTGTCGCAAGGTCAAGGGACTTTTCCGGCATGGCATCCTGTGCAAAAGGCGCGCGGCAGGCGGCTGTCATATGTGTACTAAAATGTGGCAGCTTCTCCAGCTTCACGCCCGAGCATGCAAAGAATCTGACTGCAATGTACCACGTTGCAG GGACTTGAGGGAACACCTGAGAAGGCTGCAGCACCAAGCAGATTCACGACGAAGGGCTGCTGTAATGGAAATGATGAGGCAACGTGCAGCAGAGGTCGCAGGCAGTTCTTGA